From the genome of Bacteroidia bacterium:
TTTCACTTATATATATAACAATGAACAATCTATTATATATCATCGCGATAATCTTTATCATTGCTTGGTTTATTGGCTTTTTTGCTTTCAATGTAGGAGCTGTTATTCACATCCTTCTGATAATTGC
Proteins encoded in this window:
- a CDS encoding lmo0937 family membrane protein — protein: MNNLLYIIAIIFIIAWFIGFFAFNVGAVIHILLIIAIVAILLRLIRGKDII